A region of the Methylomagnum ishizawai genome:
CGCCACACTTCCAGGGTTTCCCGTTCCTGCCGCAAGGGCGAATGCAACACCAGGCAGTCGAGATAGTCGGTGCGGAGGTTTTCCAGGGACGCCGCGAACGATTGCCGGACCTGTTCGGCCAGGGGAGCCTTGGGGTCGTAGGGAATCCGCGCCGGGTCTTGGCCGTCGAGCGGCGTGAATTTGGTTTGCAGGTAGAAGTCGCCGCGCCGCAAGCCCGCGCCCAGGCAGGCCGCCAAGCCCTCGCCGACGCCGGGTTCGTGGTAATGCTTGGGCTGGCAGGCGGTGTCGATGCCCCGGAAGCCTTGCCGGATCGCGAGTTCCACCAGTTCGGCGGTGCGTTCTTTTTTCCAGGCCGTGCCGTAGAGGATTCCGGGCATACTGGAAACGGCGGGAACATCGGGCGTTGTGGTCATCGGGGAATCCTCGGGTGGGCTGGGAACGGGGTATTATCCGGCTGGGGGGGATTCCGGCCAATCCGGTTTGAATGGAATGGCTTGTCTCCGAAGCGCCCGGCCTTTATAGTGTCCGCCTTGCTTCAGCCAAGGCCGCCATGTTCCAGCACCGCCCGCCCATCGCCGACACCGCCAGCCGCGCCGTCCCGCGCCTGCTTACGCTCGCCCTGCTGCTGCCCTGAGGGGCAGTCATCCATACCTTTCCTCATTCCAGCGCACGTATTTTCCGGCCCCCGCACCGGGGGAAGGCTTTAGATTCACGGGGATTTCCATGAGCGACAAACTCATTATTTTCGATACGACTTTACGCGACGGCGAGCAGAGTCCGGGCGCGTCCATGACCCGCGACGAGAAGGTCCGCATCGCCAAAGCTTTGGAGCGGCTGCGGGTGGATGTGATCGAGGCCGGCTTCCCGGCGGCGAGTCCGGGGGATTTCGAGGCGGTGCAGGCGGTGGCCCGCGCCGTGCGGGAATCGGTGGTGTGCGGCCTGGCCCGCGCCCTCGACCGCGATATCGACCAAGCCGGCGAGGCGCTGAAAGACGCCAAGCGGGCGCGTATCCATACCTTCATCGCCACCTCGCCCATCCATATGCAGCGCAAACTCAGGATGGAGCAGGACCAGGTGGTCGAACACGCGGTCCGCGCCGTGAAACGGGCGCTGCAATATACCGACAACGTGGAATTCTCGCCGGAGGACGCGGGGCGGTCCGAAGAAGATTTCCTCTGCCGCATCCTGGAAGCCGTCATCGACGCCGGGGCCACCACCTTGAACATCCCGGACACCGTGGGCTATAGCCTCCCGGAGCAATTCGGGGCCACCCTCCGCCGGTTGCGCGAGCGCATCCCCAATTCGGACAAGGCGGTGTTCTCGGTGCATTGCCATAACGATTTGGGACTGGCAGTGGCGAATTCGCTGTCGGCGGTCCTCAACGGGGCGCGGCAGGTCGAATGCACCATCAACGGCCTGGGCGAACGGGCGGGCAACGCCGCCCTGGAAGAAATCGTCATGGCGGTGAAGACCCGCAAGGACGTGTTCCCTTGCCATGTGGACATCGATACCCGCGAGATCGTGGTGTGTTCCAAGCTGGTGTCGAGCATCACCGGCTTCCCGGTACAGCCCAACAAGGCCATCGTCGGGGCCAACGCCTTCGCCCATGAATCCGGCATCCACCAGGATGGCGTGCTGAAACACCGCGAGACCTACGAAATCATGCGGGCCGAGGATGTGGGCTGGACCGCCAACCGCATGGTCTTGGGCAAGCATTCCGGGCGCAACGCCTTCAAGACCCGCGTGCAGGAACTCGGCATCGAATTCACGTCCGAGGCCGAATTGAACGACGCCTTCCAGCGCTTCAAGGAACTGGCCGACAAGAAGCATGAGATTTTCGACGAGGATTTGCAGGCGCTCATCACCGAGGCCGCCAGCGAGGCCGAGGACGAGCGGGTGCGTTTGGTGTCGCTCAAGGTGTGTTCCGAAACCGGCGAAGTGCCGTGCGCCCGTGTGACCCTGCGCTTCGACCACCAGGAAGTGACCGGCACCGGCAGCGGCGGCGGGGCGGTCGATGCCAGCCTCAAGGCCATCGAGTCCTTGGTCGATACCCAGTCGCATCTGGTGTTGTATTCGGTCAATAGCATCACCACCGGCACCGACGCCCAGGGCGAAGTCACCGTCCGCCTGGAGAAGGGCGGACGCATCGTCAACGGCCAGGGCGCGGACACCGATATCGTGATCGCCTCGGCCAAGGCGTATATCAACGCCGTCAACAAGCTGCTGCTGCCGCGCGAGCGGATGCATCCGCAAGTGGCGGGCGATGTTTAACCCCCACCGGGCTTGAGGGGACGGCTCCGCGCCGTTCCCGTCCGCGCCATGTCGCCAGATCAACGCCGTCTCGATTATCTCAAAGCCATGGGCATCGACGCCTGGGTGCCGCGCATGGCCGCGCCCTATGCGCCCGTGCCTGCCGCCCGAACCCTCGAAATCCCCGCTGTGGGGGAACCGGAGAACGCCACCGTGCCGCCCGTCCCGGAGGATGTGATTCCCACCGTCGAACCGCCCGCGATGGCGTTGCCTCCCGAACCGGAGCCGCCGCCGATGCTTCCGCCCGAACCGCTGTTAATCCCGCCGTCCCTGCCGAACCCGGTTCCTGTGCCTCCCCCCGGCGTCCCGGCACC
Encoded here:
- a CDS encoding 2-isopropylmalate synthase, which codes for MSDKLIIFDTTLRDGEQSPGASMTRDEKVRIAKALERLRVDVIEAGFPAASPGDFEAVQAVARAVRESVVCGLARALDRDIDQAGEALKDAKRARIHTFIATSPIHMQRKLRMEQDQVVEHAVRAVKRALQYTDNVEFSPEDAGRSEEDFLCRILEAVIDAGATTLNIPDTVGYSLPEQFGATLRRLRERIPNSDKAVFSVHCHNDLGLAVANSLSAVLNGARQVECTINGLGERAGNAALEEIVMAVKTRKDVFPCHVDIDTREIVVCSKLVSSITGFPVQPNKAIVGANAFAHESGIHQDGVLKHRETYEIMRAEDVGWTANRMVLGKHSGRNAFKTRVQELGIEFTSEAELNDAFQRFKELADKKHEIFDEDLQALITEAASEAEDERVRLVSLKVCSETGEVPCARVTLRFDHQEVTGTGSGGGAVDASLKAIESLVDTQSHLVLYSVNSITTGTDAQGEVTVRLEKGGRIVNGQGADTDIVIASAKAYINAVNKLLLPRERMHPQVAGDV